From Halobacillus sp. Marseille-Q1614, the proteins below share one genomic window:
- a CDS encoding aspartyl-phosphate phosphatase Spo0E family protein yields the protein MNKIIKPTPYKQTTAIRNKRKEMIELGLKYGFTDKRTVRCSQQLDELLNRQAN from the coding sequence ATGAATAAAATTATTAAGCCAACTCCCTACAAACAAACTACTGCGATCCGTAACAAGAGAAAAGAAATGATCGAACTAGGACTCAAATACGGGTTCACAGACAAGCGTACTGTAAGATGCAGCCAGCAGCTTGATGAACTATTAAACCGCCAGGCTAATTAG
- a CDS encoding flavin reductase family protein yields MKFDPQQLAVKEMYKLLSGSVVPRPIAWVSSISKEGVQNLSPFSFFTVASREPAMLCISIGPGVGEREGTVKDTLANIRDQKEFVINIVPTFLGNAMQKSAENLPSHIDEFEAANLTPIDSEKVTPKRVKESPIQMECQLHQIIELGTDHLIIGKLVLYHIHEDYYIENHKVNLEKLRPLGRLAGNYSENHDFFTLPK; encoded by the coding sequence ATGAAGTTTGATCCACAACAATTAGCCGTGAAAGAAATGTATAAGCTGTTAAGTGGTTCGGTCGTGCCAAGGCCGATTGCATGGGTGTCTTCGATTTCAAAAGAGGGTGTGCAAAACCTCTCACCATTCAGCTTCTTTACCGTCGCCTCAAGGGAACCGGCAATGCTTTGTATTTCTATCGGTCCAGGAGTAGGTGAGCGTGAAGGAACCGTGAAAGATACGCTGGCCAATATCCGTGATCAGAAGGAGTTCGTCATAAATATCGTTCCCACATTTCTTGGCAATGCGATGCAGAAAAGCGCCGAGAATCTGCCGAGTCATATCGATGAATTTGAAGCGGCGAACTTAACTCCAATCGATAGCGAGAAAGTTACACCAAAGAGAGTTAAAGAATCACCGATTCAAATGGAATGTCAGTTACATCAAATCATCGAGCTGGGAACAGATCACTTAATTATTGGGAAGCTGGTTCTCTATCATATCCATGAAGACTACTATATAGAAAATCATAAAGTGAATCTGGAAAAACTGCGTCCACTAGGAAGGCTCGCAGGAAATTATAGTGAAAACCACGATTTCTTTACATTACCTAAGTAA
- a CDS encoding MFS transporter translates to MKAVSAKHNPQNLINPWKMLMWLLIAQIMVAFIGRSLGPLGILIGQDFSLTKAQIGLLPSALFVGQALSSIPTGFVVDRIGSRPLLLIMTSCLGVSFIVMTFNAYYWLLILLIVIGGLGYGGMHPTTNRGIIYWFNQTNRGTAMGIKQMGITLGSALAGFLLLPLAASYGWRPVLFCAGLGLIAAGVLAYIYYKDPEEERQDKNSQSLKSFYLSLLSMAKHKPLLFVSISAMFLNGSQMCLNTYIVLFAYEKVGISLFLAGMLFVISEICGSLGRVGWGMISDRFFNGRRLVIITMIAILTAAASGAVALVPEGTSFGVMVPIIMVFGFAVSGFNGIWMNLASELVPKELSGLSSGFSIMLGSMGVILVPPFFGAMVDNTGSYTAGWLTITSLMGIVLILLVFISRLRQAPESM, encoded by the coding sequence ATGAAAGCTGTGTCGGCCAAACATAATCCTCAGAATCTAATAAACCCATGGAAAATGCTCATGTGGCTGCTGATTGCTCAAATAATGGTGGCTTTTATCGGGCGAAGTCTGGGGCCGCTCGGCATTTTGATCGGACAGGACTTCTCACTGACAAAAGCTCAAATCGGACTGCTTCCGTCGGCTTTGTTTGTTGGACAGGCGCTGTCTTCAATTCCAACTGGGTTTGTAGTTGACCGGATAGGTTCACGGCCGCTGCTTTTAATAATGACTTCCTGCTTAGGCGTCAGCTTCATTGTGATGACTTTTAATGCGTATTATTGGCTGTTAATTCTCCTCATTGTAATTGGAGGATTAGGGTATGGCGGAATGCACCCGACGACCAACCGCGGCATTATTTACTGGTTTAATCAGACGAACCGCGGCACTGCCATGGGCATTAAACAAATGGGCATTACGCTGGGTTCGGCGTTGGCTGGGTTTTTATTGTTGCCGCTCGCTGCTTCATATGGCTGGCGGCCTGTTTTATTTTGCGCAGGTCTCGGGCTCATTGCAGCAGGGGTGCTGGCTTATATCTATTACAAAGATCCTGAGGAAGAGAGACAGGATAAGAACTCTCAGTCTCTGAAATCTTTTTACCTGTCGCTTTTATCCATGGCGAAGCATAAACCACTGTTATTTGTCAGCATCAGTGCGATGTTTTTAAATGGTTCTCAAATGTGCCTGAACACGTATATCGTGCTTTTTGCATATGAAAAAGTCGGCATCAGTTTATTTTTAGCCGGTATGCTGTTTGTGATCTCTGAAATTTGCGGTTCACTTGGCCGTGTGGGCTGGGGGATGATCAGCGACCGCTTTTTTAATGGAAGAAGACTGGTTATCATCACGATGATTGCCATTCTTACAGCGGCGGCCAGCGGGGCTGTGGCGCTCGTGCCTGAAGGAACTTCTTTTGGCGTGATGGTGCCGATTATTATGGTATTTGGTTTTGCCGTATCCGGCTTTAATGGGATTTGGATGAATTTAGCCTCTGAACTTGTCCCAAAAGAACTGTCAGGTCTATCGAGCGGCTTTAGTATTATGCTCGGTTCCATGGGGGTGATCCTCGTTCCTCCCTTCTTTGGAGCGATGGTCGACAATACGGGGAGTTACACAGCGGGGTGGTTAACGATCACGTCGCTGATGGGAATTGTGCTTATCCTTTTAGTCTTTATATCAAGACTTAGGCAGGCACCGGAATCGATGTGA
- a CDS encoding sodium:solute symporter has product MELAFAGADGIIILASYAVVMLLIGFLAGRGKNIQNSLAGYYLAGKNLGIVALFFTLYATQYSGNTIIGYAPTAYRTGFGWLQSISFMTIIIGIYLLFAPRLYVISKRRDFVTPTDWISYRFKSKAVTILAIFLMLWGLGNYLLEQLVAIGQAVAGLTGGTIPYQYAVIAFVIVMLLYEWMGGMRAVAFTDVMQGIVLMIGIFVFLIGALYLVGGDFGSVTSYIASTEPAKVGVPPIDASINWMSMLLLVGFGAAIYPHAVQRIYSAQSERTLKRSFSRMAWMPPITTGLVFVIGIIGIMMFPGLDSAGSEQLVGMMANEIAALHPFYYWVMILFFGGIVAAIISTADSVLLSFSSMISNDIYGKFINPNASEHKKVKIGKMGGVAAVALLLWIAWNPPATLYEIFVLKFELLVQVAPAFILGLYWNKLSAKPVFWGMLIGAVIAAVMTFTGYKTVFGIHGGVIGLAVNFVIASVASILVNVSAKQKSEADEMTSLKIEA; this is encoded by the coding sequence ATGGAATTAGCGTTTGCGGGAGCCGATGGAATTATTATACTAGCTTCCTATGCAGTGGTTATGCTTTTAATCGGATTTTTAGCAGGAAGAGGGAAAAATATTCAAAACAGTTTAGCTGGTTATTACTTAGCAGGTAAAAACTTAGGGATCGTCGCTTTGTTTTTCACGCTTTATGCCACGCAGTATAGCGGCAATACGATAATCGGTTATGCGCCAACAGCCTATCGAACTGGTTTTGGATGGCTGCAGTCAATTTCCTTTATGACTATTATCATTGGAATTTATCTGCTGTTTGCTCCTCGACTCTACGTTATTTCTAAACGGAGAGACTTTGTAACGCCGACTGACTGGATTTCATATCGCTTTAAATCGAAAGCGGTTACAATTCTTGCTATATTTCTAATGCTTTGGGGACTTGGAAATTACTTGCTTGAACAGCTGGTCGCCATTGGCCAGGCTGTGGCAGGACTAACGGGCGGCACCATTCCGTACCAGTATGCCGTTATCGCATTTGTTATCGTCATGCTGCTTTATGAATGGATGGGCGGTATGAGAGCTGTGGCGTTTACGGACGTTATGCAAGGTATAGTACTTATGATTGGTATCTTCGTTTTCTTAATCGGTGCTCTATATTTAGTGGGGGGAGACTTCGGAAGTGTAACCTCTTATATCGCAAGCACTGAGCCTGCTAAAGTTGGAGTTCCGCCAATAGACGCTTCAATTAACTGGATGAGTATGCTGCTGTTAGTAGGGTTTGGAGCAGCGATATACCCTCATGCGGTTCAGCGTATTTATTCAGCACAAAGTGAACGGACGTTAAAGCGCTCGTTTTCCCGTATGGCATGGATGCCGCCAATTACGACAGGCCTGGTATTTGTGATTGGAATTATTGGTATTATGATGTTTCCGGGGTTAGACAGTGCAGGGTCAGAACAGCTTGTTGGAATGATGGCGAATGAAATTGCTGCGCTTCACCCGTTTTACTACTGGGTAATGATCCTCTTTTTCGGTGGAATTGTAGCGGCTATTATTTCAACAGCGGATTCCGTATTATTAAGCTTCTCTTCCATGATCTCAAATGATATCTATGGAAAGTTTATTAATCCAAACGCTTCCGAACATAAGAAAGTTAAAATTGGTAAAATGGGCGGGGTTGCTGCTGTTGCTTTATTGCTTTGGATCGCATGGAATCCTCCTGCGACACTTTATGAAATTTTTGTGTTAAAGTTTGAATTACTAGTGCAAGTTGCTCCAGCGTTCATTCTAGGTCTTTACTGGAACAAGCTTTCGGCTAAGCCCGTCTTTTGGGGAATGCTGATTGGGGCTGTAATCGCCGCAGTGATGACATTTACAGGTTATAAGACGGTATTTGGAATTCACGGTGGTGTTATCGGACTTGCTGTCAACTTTGTAATTGCTTCTGTAGCCTCAATTCTTGTCAACGTCTCTGCGAAACAGAAGTCTGAAGCAGATGAAATGACTTCCTTAAAAATTGAAGCCTAA
- a CDS encoding CaiB/BaiF CoA-transferase family protein: MANEEERLPLENLRVIELGTLLAGPFSGRLLADFGAEVIKVEPPGKADPMRKWGKEVNGTGLWWPIQSRNKKSITINLREEDGQNLLKELIKEADVLIENFRPGTMEKWNLSYEELSEINPRLIMVRTSGFGQTGPYKQRAGFGSVGEAMGGLRYVTGYTDRAPTRIGISIGDTLAAMFATIGCLVAVNERSISGKGQVVDTALYESVFSVMESLIPDYMLADFVRERMGNILPGVAPSNIYLTKDETYIVIGANADGVFRRLSEAMGQEELADDPDYATHEARGRNMKKLDLLIEEWTKTMTSRDALSLLEEKGVPSGLIYSAKDMVEDPHYKEREMIVNVDHPELGDFPMPGVVPKLSRTPGKIKHPGSTGMGEHNEAIFKEILKYSDEQLEALKANGII; encoded by the coding sequence ATGGCTAATGAAGAAGAGCGTTTACCTTTAGAAAATTTACGGGTTATTGAATTAGGCACACTGCTTGCAGGTCCTTTTTCGGGCAGGTTATTGGCTGATTTCGGAGCTGAGGTTATTAAGGTAGAGCCTCCAGGTAAAGCCGATCCAATGAGAAAGTGGGGGAAAGAAGTTAATGGTACAGGCCTTTGGTGGCCGATTCAATCCCGAAACAAAAAATCCATCACGATTAATTTAAGGGAGGAAGATGGGCAGAACCTATTAAAAGAACTCATTAAAGAAGCGGATGTATTGATCGAGAATTTCCGCCCGGGAACGATGGAGAAATGGAATTTGTCTTACGAAGAACTATCAGAGATAAATCCTCGGCTGATTATGGTCCGTACATCCGGGTTTGGCCAGACAGGTCCATACAAACAGCGTGCTGGTTTTGGAAGTGTTGGAGAAGCAATGGGGGGACTAAGGTATGTGACAGGATATACGGACAGAGCTCCGACGAGAATCGGGATTTCGATTGGGGATACTCTCGCTGCCATGTTTGCCACGATCGGATGTCTCGTTGCTGTCAATGAGCGGTCAATCTCTGGAAAAGGGCAGGTCGTAGACACAGCATTATACGAGTCCGTGTTCTCCGTTATGGAAAGCTTAATTCCAGACTACATGCTCGCTGATTTTGTAAGGGAGAGAATGGGCAATATTCTTCCGGGCGTAGCCCCTTCAAACATTTATCTCACGAAAGATGAAACTTATATCGTAATTGGAGCAAATGCAGATGGAGTATTCCGCAGGCTTTCTGAAGCAATGGGACAGGAAGAGCTGGCGGATGACCCTGATTACGCGACCCATGAAGCCAGAGGGAGAAATATGAAGAAGCTCGACCTTTTAATTGAAGAGTGGACAAAAACAATGACTTCCCGTGATGCTCTAAGCTTGTTAGAGGAGAAGGGTGTGCCTTCTGGCTTGATCTATTCTGCTAAGGATATGGTAGAGGATCCTCATTACAAAGAGAGAGAAATGATTGTTAATGTGGACCATCCTGAACTTGGAGATTTTCCGATGCCAGGTGTCGTACCTAAGCTTAGCCGAACACCAGGAAAGATCAAGCACCCTGGATCTACTGGTATGGGAGAGCATAATGAAGCAATCTTCAAAGAAATTTTAAAGTATTCCGATGAACAGCTGGAGGCTTTAAAAGCAAACGGAATCATTTAA
- a CDS encoding GntR family transcriptional regulator, producing MNAYNFIKDGIIQGKYQPGMRLTEEKLAHELQISRTPIREAIKQLKTEGLIVPLKRGISVRNFTKQDIRQIYDLRTLLEGYAAGQAAVNRTEEDLIKMAKANELYEKAIDQYVEGDFDSIIKIVEMNQKFHEAIVEASRNEHIHFHISKVVVVPIVFRSFYWYDHEKLKRSLDYHKILLSAIESRDTDRARIAMHEHIYQGRDQVLKHLEEINNDHLLEEELK from the coding sequence ATGAATGCATACAATTTTATAAAAGATGGAATAATTCAAGGCAAATATCAGCCGGGCATGCGCTTAACAGAAGAAAAGCTTGCCCATGAATTACAAATAAGCCGGACACCCATCCGTGAAGCCATTAAGCAATTAAAAACAGAAGGATTAATCGTTCCTTTAAAGCGGGGAATTAGTGTCCGTAATTTTACGAAGCAAGACATCCGTCAGATTTATGACTTAAGAACGCTGCTCGAAGGCTATGCGGCCGGGCAGGCTGCTGTAAACAGAACCGAAGAAGACTTAATAAAAATGGCTAAAGCCAATGAATTATATGAAAAGGCGATTGACCAATACGTAGAAGGCGACTTTGATTCTATTATCAAAATCGTAGAAATGAACCAGAAGTTTCATGAAGCAATTGTGGAAGCATCCAGAAATGAACATATTCACTTTCACATTTCTAAAGTCGTTGTAGTGCCAATCGTGTTCCGATCATTTTACTGGTATGATCATGAAAAATTAAAGCGATCCCTTGATTATCATAAAATTCTTTTAAGTGCCATAGAAAGCCGGGATACCGACCGTGCCCGGATTGCTATGCACGAACATATTTACCAGGGAAGAGACCAGGTTCTTAAGCATTTGGAAGAGATAAATAATGACCATTTACTGGAGGAGGAACTTAAATGA
- a CDS encoding hydroxymethylglutaryl-CoA lyase: MIEICEVGPRDGLQNECKIVTTDTKVKLIEKLIDAGIRSLEVVSFVNPKVVPQMADAEDVLDRLPRVEGVRYGGLVLSRSGLDRAEKTEVDFLHVAMTTSDAFNLKNAKRTVEQSTEELSKVIAEGVQANKGVSGILGTAFGCPYEGDVPVKTVLKTAESFLNAGCSELTLADTTGMANPVQVTEMVEAFRKAFGEDLNLGLHFHNTRGLGLANTLAGYHAGIRRFDSSIAGLGGCPFAPKAVGNVCTEDMINMFNGMGVETNTNLEKLVETAKWMEQYMERPLDGMLMKAGIA; the protein is encoded by the coding sequence ATGATAGAAATCTGTGAAGTCGGGCCAAGAGACGGACTGCAGAATGAGTGTAAAATCGTGACGACGGATACGAAAGTAAAGCTGATTGAAAAGCTGATCGACGCCGGAATCCGCAGCCTCGAAGTAGTATCTTTCGTTAACCCAAAGGTTGTCCCGCAAATGGCGGATGCAGAAGATGTATTAGACCGTCTCCCCCGCGTGGAAGGCGTACGTTACGGCGGTCTTGTTTTAAGCAGGTCCGGTTTAGACCGCGCTGAGAAAACAGAGGTAGACTTTCTTCATGTCGCGATGACGACGAGTGATGCTTTTAATCTTAAAAACGCTAAGCGGACGGTGGAGCAAAGCACAGAGGAATTAAGTAAAGTGATAGCTGAAGGCGTACAAGCGAATAAAGGCGTGTCCGGAATATTGGGTACCGCCTTCGGATGTCCTTATGAAGGGGATGTCCCTGTTAAAACCGTTTTAAAGACGGCTGAATCCTTTTTAAATGCCGGCTGCAGTGAATTAACCCTGGCCGATACAACCGGGATGGCAAATCCCGTCCAGGTAACTGAAATGGTGGAAGCCTTCAGAAAAGCATTTGGAGAAGATTTAAATTTAGGCCTCCACTTCCATAACACACGGGGATTGGGCCTTGCCAATACATTGGCGGGTTATCATGCAGGCATCCGGAGGTTTGATTCTTCCATAGCCGGATTAGGAGGCTGCCCATTCGCACCGAAAGCTGTAGGGAATGTATGTACAGAAGATATGATCAACATGTTTAATGGAATGGGTGTTGAAACGAATACCAATCTCGAAAAATTAGTGGAAACAGCAAAGTGGATGGAACAATATATGGAGCGGCCGCTGGATGGGATGTTAATGAAAGCAGGAATCGCTTGA
- a CDS encoding L,D-transpeptidase family protein, giving the protein MIHTVRPGETLYQISLDYRTPLYEIISANPAINPNLIYPGQSIVIPGFPDPNTLPYQIEVLLNSRQLKLYRNGDLQKTYPIAVGKMLSTTPTGNFIIINKAPNPGGPYGTMWMSLSKQYYGIHGTNDPSSIGKAVSKGCIRMYNEDVEELARTIPIGTPVYIHP; this is encoded by the coding sequence ATGATTCATACGGTTCGGCCGGGAGAAACATTATATCAGATCTCACTAGACTACCGAACGCCCCTATATGAAATAATCAGTGCCAACCCGGCCATTAACCCTAACCTCATTTACCCTGGCCAATCTATTGTTATTCCAGGATTCCCCGACCCTAATACCCTGCCTTATCAAATCGAAGTATTGTTAAACAGCCGGCAGCTGAAGCTTTATCGAAATGGCGACTTGCAAAAGACCTATCCCATTGCGGTTGGAAAAATGCTTAGCACAACGCCTACCGGAAATTTTATTATTATTAATAAAGCGCCAAACCCCGGCGGCCCTTATGGCACGATGTGGATGAGTTTATCAAAGCAGTATTACGGCATTCACGGTACAAATGATCCCAGTTCGATTGGAAAAGCTGTTTCTAAAGGGTGTATCCGGATGTATAACGAGGATGTTGAAGAGCTAGCCCGAACCATTCCAATTGGAACACCTGTTTATATACACCCATAA
- a CDS encoding anti-sigma-F factor Fin translates to MKIRYYCRQCERQVGELDAKQADPAQLGSDLLNDTDDQQALTMHADDDGIDIQTICDACKEKETY, encoded by the coding sequence ATGAAAATTCGCTATTACTGCCGTCAATGTGAACGTCAAGTGGGTGAACTGGATGCAAAGCAGGCTGATCCGGCTCAACTGGGTTCCGATTTGTTAAATGACACAGATGACCAGCAGGCTCTTACGATGCATGCTGATGATGATGGAATAGATATACAAACAATTTGTGACGCTTGTAAAGAAAAAGAAACATATTAA
- a CDS encoding SET domain-containing protein, whose product MIEIRTSSLTDDDFNRGVFATRNIEKWELIHEAPVIPYPNNEHKFIEQTRLADYAFEYGENHTAFLLGFGMMFNHSYTPNANYKINFDKDTFDFYAYKDIKAGEEVLINYNGFVDNEDPLWFNEK is encoded by the coding sequence ATGATCGAAATCAGAACATCCTCCCTTACTGATGATGACTTTAACAGAGGAGTTTTTGCCACACGAAACATCGAGAAATGGGAGCTTATCCATGAAGCACCTGTGATTCCTTATCCCAATAATGAGCATAAATTTATTGAGCAGACACGATTGGCTGATTATGCCTTTGAATATGGTGAAAACCATACAGCGTTTCTGTTAGGTTTTGGAATGATGTTTAATCATTCGTATACTCCTAATGCGAATTACAAAATTAATTTCGATAAAGACACGTTTGATTTTTATGCCTATAAGGATATCAAAGCAGGAGAAGAAGTTCTTATCAATTATAATGGGTTTGTCGATAACGAAGATCCTTTATGGTTTAACGAAAAGTAA
- a CDS encoding UPF0182 family protein: protein MAKQTKTINPKQKRMEKKTLSIMGKFFGFLLIVLFIGWLSLSWITDYIWMDSLGFKQVYMTVLGSKVLLGGVGFLLFFIVTYWTFAWIRRNYLGHFKPEQLPGLVQSNKWSRLSILAISLFVGLLGSSIVQGVGWELWLKFLNHASFGQQDPHFGMDISFYMYILPFLKFAVFTLLGLAFFMLLVQMGFYSVFNMYRLSRLAQLHMGITLGFIGLLLAASHVMEPFESLLTNQVNLFQDSVVHGLSYTDEVINNPASYVLAAIAVIGAVWMIIVLTRGNIRRMVYPISAYLIVLIGAQGASVIVQNYVVSPNEFSKESPYLEHNLAFTREAYDLDGIEVREHPGNESLEQSMVERNQLTIDNVRINDARPILDIYNQLQTFRTYYQFNDIDVDRYNIDGEYQQVFIGARELNTVDLPDQAKTWVNENLRYTHGYGVAMSNVNNITSQGQPEYMLKNLPPEGVMDIERPEIYFGEENSRNVTVNSEVDEFDYPAGDENMSTRYEADSGIPLSGINRLLFAINEGSFRMLVSDQINEDSQLLDTRNVMERVQRIAPFFTYDEDPYIFVREDGSLAWLLDAYLTAERYPYSEPHEGDESYIRNSVKVEVDAYTGEVKFYAVNPEEPLLQTYQKMFPDLLTEEIPDDVRNHFRYPIDMFKVQAEMYGTYHMTNLEVFYNREDFWQFPTEKYFNEDVVMEPYYGTMKMPEYDEEEFILMMPYTPRNRQNMVAWMGVRNDGENYGETFVYQFPKQRNVYGPQQIENRINQDSTISQQLNLWSQGGSEVIRGNLLAIPIEDTVMYVEPIYIESSNETSLPEVKQVILAYGDNIVMEPTFDDALERMLGLIDPEVEVEEDSEEAPQEDPQAIVESEEILQEISSLFGQYQEALSNGNWEEAGSIMAEIETRLSENNQ, encoded by the coding sequence TTGGCTAAACAAACAAAAACAATCAACCCAAAGCAAAAAAGAATGGAAAAAAAAACATTATCCATTATGGGGAAATTTTTTGGCTTTCTGTTAATCGTCCTTTTCATTGGATGGTTATCATTGTCGTGGATTACAGATTACATATGGATGGATTCGCTCGGATTTAAGCAAGTCTACATGACCGTATTAGGAAGCAAGGTTCTGCTTGGAGGGGTAGGCTTTCTTTTATTCTTTATCGTAACTTATTGGACATTTGCCTGGATCAGGAGAAATTATCTCGGGCACTTTAAGCCGGAACAGCTGCCGGGTCTCGTCCAATCGAATAAATGGAGCCGTCTTTCCATTTTGGCGATTTCACTTTTTGTTGGTCTGCTGGGAAGCAGTATTGTCCAGGGGGTAGGCTGGGAGCTTTGGCTTAAGTTCCTTAACCACGCCTCCTTCGGCCAGCAGGATCCGCATTTTGGCATGGATATATCCTTTTACATGTACATCCTGCCGTTTTTAAAGTTTGCGGTGTTTACACTTCTTGGTTTGGCATTTTTTATGCTTCTTGTTCAAATGGGCTTTTACTCTGTGTTCAATATGTATCGACTCAGTCGATTGGCACAGCTTCACATGGGGATTACCCTCGGCTTTATTGGTCTGCTGTTGGCTGCCAGTCATGTGATGGAGCCCTTTGAATCGCTGCTGACGAATCAAGTGAACCTTTTTCAGGACAGTGTGGTTCATGGATTAAGCTATACGGATGAAGTGATTAACAATCCGGCTTCCTACGTATTAGCAGCGATTGCCGTTATTGGTGCCGTTTGGATGATTATCGTGCTGACACGTGGAAATATCAGGCGGATGGTTTATCCGATTTCCGCTTATTTAATTGTACTCATCGGAGCTCAAGGAGCGTCGGTAATTGTGCAGAATTACGTCGTGTCTCCAAATGAGTTTTCCAAGGAAAGTCCTTACTTAGAGCATAACTTGGCATTCACACGGGAGGCGTATGATTTGGACGGCATTGAAGTAAGAGAACACCCGGGAAATGAGTCGCTTGAGCAAAGCATGGTTGAGAGGAACCAGCTGACGATTGATAATGTCAGGATTAATGATGCCCGCCCGATTCTTGATATTTACAATCAGCTGCAGACGTTTCGTACGTACTATCAATTCAACGATATAGATGTTGACCGCTACAACATTGATGGAGAATATCAGCAGGTGTTTATCGGAGCCCGCGAATTAAATACCGTTGATCTTCCGGATCAGGCAAAAACATGGGTCAATGAAAATTTAAGATATACGCACGGTTATGGAGTAGCGATGAGTAATGTCAATAATATTACTTCACAGGGCCAGCCGGAATACATGCTCAAAAACCTGCCCCCAGAAGGTGTGATGGATATCGAACGTCCCGAAATTTATTTCGGGGAAGAGAATTCCAGAAATGTCACAGTAAACAGTGAGGTCGATGAGTTTGACTATCCTGCTGGTGATGAAAACATGTCGACCCGCTATGAAGCAGACAGCGGGATTCCTTTATCAGGAATCAACCGCCTGCTGTTTGCGATCAACGAAGGATCATTCCGTATGCTGGTCTCTGATCAGATTAATGAAGACAGCCAGCTGTTAGACACGCGGAATGTAATGGAACGTGTGCAAAGAATCGCTCCGTTCTTTACGTATGATGAAGATCCATATATTTTCGTACGTGAGGATGGCAGTCTCGCCTGGCTGCTGGATGCTTATTTAACAGCAGAGCGTTATCCTTATTCTGAGCCTCATGAGGGAGATGAAAGTTATATACGCAACTCTGTAAAAGTTGAAGTCGACGCGTACACAGGGGAAGTGAAATTTTATGCGGTTAACCCTGAGGAGCCATTACTGCAGACTTATCAAAAAATGTTTCCTGATTTATTGACAGAAGAAATACCTGATGATGTTCGCAATCACTTCCGCTATCCGATCGATATGTTTAAAGTGCAGGCCGAAATGTATGGAACGTACCATATGACCAATTTGGAAGTATTCTATAACAGGGAAGACTTCTGGCAGTTCCCGACAGAAAAATATTTCAATGAAGATGTAGTCATGGAACCGTATTATGGAACGATGAAGATGCCTGAATATGACGAAGAAGAATTTATACTTATGATGCCGTATACACCGAGAAACCGTCAGAACATGGTAGCCTGGATGGGCGTGCGAAACGACGGGGAGAATTATGGAGAAACCTTCGTTTATCAATTCCCGAAACAGCGGAATGTGTATGGTCCTCAGCAGATTGAGAACAGAATTAATCAGGACAGTACGATTTCCCAGCAGCTGAACCTCTGGTCCCAAGGCGGATCTGAAGTTATCCGAGGCAACCTGCTGGCGATCCCAATTGAAGATACGGTGATGTATGTAGAACCGATTTATATTGAATCATCTAATGAAACATCATTGCCGGAAGTAAAACAGGTGATCCTGGCTTATGGTGATAACATCGTAATGGAGCCTACTTTTGACGATGCGTTAGAAAGAATGCTTGGCTTAATTGATCCAGAAGTAGAAGTGGAGGAAGACAGTGAGGAAGCTCCTCAAGAAGATCCACAGGCGATCGTGGAGTCCGAAGAAATTCTTCAGGAGATCTCTTCCCTGTTCGGCCAGTACCAGGAAGCCCTCTCTAATGGCAACTGGGAAGAAGCCGGATCCATTATGGCTGAAATCGAAACACGTCTTAGTGAAAATAATCAATAA
- a CDS encoding small acid-soluble spore protein H, with amino-acid sequence MEAQRAQEIAQSPVMVNVTYNQQPIYIQHVDEKNETARIYPLENPENELEVSLNELNEQQ; translated from the coding sequence ATGGAAGCACAAAGAGCCCAGGAAATTGCTCAATCGCCAGTAATGGTCAATGTAACGTATAACCAGCAGCCCATTTACATTCAACATGTCGATGAAAAGAACGAAACCGCCCGCATCTATCCTTTAGAAAATCCAGAAAATGAATTAGAGGTTTCCCTAAACGAATTAAACGAACAGCAATAA